The genomic interval TTGTGGAGCCCATGATCTCCCAGTGGGTCACCTCGATGGTGTGAGTTCCGGGTGTGAGGTTCAGCTCGACGACCTGCGAGTAGCCATACCAGCTCTTGATGCGGGTGGTTCCGTCGAGGATGCGGAACTCTCCGTAGACGTTCGTGGTCGTGCCGGCTTCGACCGCCGAGACACGCAGATAGACGGGGGCGCCGGCCTGGATGGTGGGGGAGAGAACCTGCGCGGTGAGCTCGACGGGAGCCTCCCAGCTCACGATGGCGTAGCCTTCGAAGTTCTCGTTCTTCTCGATGGTGGGAGTGATGCCGGGCGCCGTCCAGCTGGATCCGCCGCCTCCGCCGCCTCCGGCGCCGTGGCCGTTGAACTTCTTGCCCGAGCTGCCGCCGTTTCCGGAGGCGTAGCCGCCTCCGCCGCCACCTCCGCCGGCACCTTCGGAGAAGCTCGCGGCCGAGCTGGCGTTGCCGCCGCCCTTGCCGAAGTCGCGGGCTGCCCCTGCTCCGCCGGCGCCGGGGTGGGTGCCCTTGTGCGCTTGTCCGGAGCTGCCGCTGAGGCCTGCGTCTCCGCCGTTTCCTCCGATCATGTTGTCGCCGCCGACGGTGTCGCCCCTCACCCACGAGCCGCCGCCGCCGCCACCGCCGCCGCCCGCGACGGCGATGAGCTGACCGTTGCGCATGACCGCGCCCGCGCCACCACCGCCGGCGCCGACCTTGCCCGAGCCGGACTTGTCGCCGCCCTTTCCTCCGCTGACCCACCCCTTGCCGCCGTCACGTCCGTCGCCGTCGGTCGCACCGTAGAAGGTGAAGCGGTCGCCGGGGGTGACGGGAAGCTCGAACGTGACGATGTCGCCGGAGCCTCCGCCGCCTCCCCACATGTTGGCGCCTCCGCGCGCACCGGCGACGGAGATGCGGATGCTGGTGAGACCTGCGGGGGCGACCCAGGTGGTGCCTGTGGGGGAGGTGAAGCTCTCGGTGTGGCGGTGCGCCGGAGCCGCCTCCGCGCGCGGTGCGCTCGTCGGTGCGATGAGGCTCGCACCGACGAAGGCGGCGGCAGTGAGGACGGCGATGCTTCGCAGGCGCGATGGTGCGGTGCGGCGGGGTGGAGTGTGACGCGTCATGTACTCAGTCTACAAAAAGTTAGACACCGTCCAATTACCCGCTTCCGCGCGCGCACATTGCCTCGCTGACCGGGGGGAATCGCGGGACGGGATTCGAACGTGAGCGAAGGTGCAGCAAAGTTGCGCGAACGTGCACGCGAGCGCTCAGGCAGACATGCTGCGCACGAGCCAGGACGCGCTCGGCTCATCGATCACGAGGTCCGTGACGAGCCCCGCCGCGAGCGCCCCGCGCAGAGCCAGCAGACGGCTCTTCCCCGACACGACGCAGATGCGGCGAGGCACACGGCGCAGCACCGAGAACGAGGGGCCCGTGGATCGGGCGTTGAGCGGGATGTCGTTCGTGGTGCCGTCCGCGCGGAAGAACACCGTGGCGAGGGCGGCTCTGGAGGTGCGATGGCGTTCGCGGCCACCGACCGACTCGTGATGCAGGACGACTCCGTCTTTGAGGTAATCGCCCCAGAAGGTGCGGCGTCGATCCTCTACAAAGACGCCAGTCGTGCCGAAGAGATCGCCGAGTTCATGCACCTGGGCGCAGCCTCACTGCACGAACGCGGTTACTCCGACCACACCCTCCCCGGTCCCACAACGCACGGTGTTGACGCTGCTCTCAGCTCCTTGCGTGATGAGGTCGCGGCGTTCCTGATCGACGCGCGCACCGCATCCGCGTGACCCGAAACCACTGCACGAAAGACTTGGCATGACCGACTTCACCGTATTCCCGACCCTCGACCCGGTGGGTTCCACCTGGACCGACGCCGACCGCCGCATCAACTACATCGACACTGTCGCGGGCGACCGCGGAACCGTGTTGCTTATCGCGGGTCTCGGCATGCAGCGCATCGAATGGCAGCCGGAATTCGCCGCCGAACTGGTGCGTCGCGGATACCGGGTGATCTCGGCAGATAACCGCGACTGCGGGCTCAGCAACGTCGCGGGGGATGAGTACGAGATCCGCGATATGGCGCTCGACCTTGTTGATCTGCTGCGGCACCTGGGTGTTGAAAATGCTCACGTGCTGGGCATCTCGATGGGCGGAATGATCGCGCAGCATGTGGCGATGGCAGCGCCCGAGATCACGGCGAGCCTCACCTCGCTCATGTCGACCACGGGTCGCCGTGGCGTGGGCCGCCCGCACGAAGTGTCGAAGTGGATCTTCCGCACCGATGCTCCCAGCGAGAACCTTGACGAGTTCCTCGACTACGCGATCCGGCACCACGAGTCGATCGCTGGCCCGCACTACGTCGAGCTCGAGTTCGCACGCGAGACGGCGTTGCGTGCGTTCGAGCGGGGCCTGCGTCCCGCAGGCACCGCACGCCAGTTGGCGGCGATTCAGGCGGATGGCGACCGCCACGAGCGTCTCGGTGCGATCACTGTGCCCACGCTTGTCGTGCACGGTGACGCCGACCCGATGATCGACGTGTCGGGCGGCGAAGACACCGCTGCCGCGATCCCCGGTTCGCGTCTCGAACTGCTGCCGAACGTGGGGCACACGATCCCCGTCGCGGTTGTTCCGCAGCTTGTCGATGTGCTCACCGAGCACTTCGCCGCCGCGAGCTGAACCTCCAGTCCTCCCCAGGCCACCGGGTGGTGGGCGCCACCGCAGATACGCGCATCACTCGGTGACCACTGCCGCGCTGGTTCGTAGCCTGCGTGGGTGAGCGACCACCCCGACCCCGGCATCCTCCGCGCCCGGATACGCCGCAGAGTCGGGGTGGCGCTCGTCATCGTGCTCGCCGGGGCGGCGATCGCTGTGCTCACGACGGCGTTGGCGCCTCGCGGGCAGACGCACGACCTTCCGGCGGCTTCGATGAGTGCACAGTCGGCACACGACGTAGCGGTAGCCGAAGCCGGGATCATCGTGCATGTCGCGGGCGAAGTGGGGCGACCCGGAGTCTACGAATTGCGGGCGGGCGACCGCGTGATCGATGCCGTCGCCTCTGCGGGAGGGCTTACCCCCGACGCTGATCCGGCAGCTGTCAACCTTGCAAGGCCTCTCACCGACGGCGAGCAACTGGTCGTGCCAGCTGAGGGAGACGAGGCAAGCGCGAGCGTCACGCCGGGGCTCGCGCACGACGGACGGGTCGACCTCAACACCGCGGACTCCGCAACGCTGCAGACCCTCCCGCGCATTGGTCCGGCGATGGCCGATCGCATCATCCAGCACCGAACGGCACACGGGCCGTTCGTGTCGGCCGACGACCTGCTTTCTGTTTCAGGAATCGGCTCGAAGACTCTCGAAGCGCTGCGCCCGCTGGTTGCCCCGTGACGGATCCGCGCCCGGAAACGAAGCACGAAGCACCTCGCGCACGGTTTCGGGCCGGCGACCTTCGCCTGGTGCCCGCTGCTCTCGGAGCGTGGGCATCGGCGGGGGTGGTGATCGGATTTCCGGCAGAGGCTCCGCTGGGCTGGGTTGTGGGTGTGCTGTGGGCGGGCGCGTTCGTGAGTGCGATCGTGTGTGGGCGCTGGCGACTGTGGCTCCCCGTGGTGCTTGCGCTCACGGGTGCGGCGATCGTTGCACACTCGGTGGCCATGCGCGCGCCCGACCGTCTGCCTCAGGCCCTGGCAGAAGCCGCAAGTAGGGGTGCTGTGGTGGAGCTGGTGGCGGTGATCACGGGACAGGCAACGGATGGGCGCGTCACTGCCGACGTGGGCCTTGCGCAAACGACGCATCCGGGCTGGGCGTCCAGCGTGGTGTTTCTCGCTGAGCAGGAACAGGGCGATTCGGTGCAATCCGAACCGCAGATCGGCGAATCATGGGCCGTCACCGCGCGCGTTGTGGCGACAGAGCCCGCAGACGACGCGACCCTGTTGGCGTTCGCCGAAAGGGCGGGGGAGCGCCTGGCACACGCGCCGCCCATCCTCGATGCCGCCTCGCACCTGCGCGCCGGTCTTCGAGAACTCGCAGCCGGTTTGCCGGGCCGCGGGGCTCAATTGCTTCCGGGCCTCGCGGTGGGTGATACGAGCCGGGTGGAGGACGGCCTCGATGCCGATATGAAGGCATCGAGCCTGAGCCATCTCACCGCTGTCTCGGGGGCGAACTGCGCGATCGTCGTCGGCGCTGTCTTCGCGCTTGCGGCCGCGATGGGGGCTCCGCGCGGAGCCCGCGTGGTCATATCGTTGCTCGCGCTTCTGGGCTTTGTGGTTCTGGTCACCCCAGAGCCCAGCGTGTTGCGGGCTTCGGTGATGGCGGCGGTGGTGCTCGTAGGGCTGGTCTCTGGTCGGCCGATGCAGGGAGTGCCTGTGCTGTGCCTTGCGATCGTGGGGCTGCTCGTCGTCGATCCGTGGCTCGCGCGGTCCTACGGTTTCGCGCTTTCCGTACTCGCCACCGCAGGGTTGCTGCTGCTGGCGGCACCGCTGGCGAACGTGCTTGCGCGGTGGATGCCACGCGCACTTGCCCTTGTGCTCGCGGTACCTCTCGCCGCACAGCTGGCTTGTCAGCCAGTGCTCATCCTGCTCAGCCCTTCCATCGCGACGTGGGGTGTGCTGGCCAACGTGCTCGCTGCCCCTGCTGCTCCGATGTGCACGGTGATCGGACTCATCGCGTGCCTCGTTACTCCCCTTGCGCCAGCGCTGGGTGGGGCGTTGGCGGCAATCGCGTGGGTACCAGCTGCGTGGATCGCCGCGGTCGCAGAGTTCACGGCGGGCCTCCCCGGGGCCCAACTGCCCTGGGCTGAGGGTGCAGCCGGTCTCCTGTCACTCGCGGCGCTCACTGCACTGACGCTCACCGCATTTCTGGCGCCGCCGGCGTCGCGGTGGCGGTGGGCGGCAGCTCGCATATCCTTAGCGGCGATCGTGGCCGTAGCGGCAACGCCAGCGGTGTCGCGTATCGCCGATGTGCTGTCGAGACCGACGGATTGGCAGTTCGCCCTGTGTGACGTGGGCCAAGGAGACGCGCTCATCGTGCGATCAGCTCAGCGGGTTGCGGTGGTCGACACCGGGCCCGACCCGGTACTCGTCGAGGAGTGTCTCGCGCGTCTTGCGATTTCGCACATCGACCTCCTCGTGCTCACTCACTACGACTCCGACCATGTGGGCGGCGTGGAGGCTGTGCTGGGTCGCGTGTCAACCGTTCTTGTCGGCCCCATGCGCGACCCCGAAGACGTTGCGGTGGTCGACAGTTTGCGGGCATCCGGAGCGGAGGTGCGCACGGCGACTGACGGACTCGACGGCACCCTCGGGTCCCACAGCTGGACGGTCCTGTGGCCGCCGTCGCGCGGCGCAGAAAGCGGCAACGCAGCGAGCGTCGCGCTCATGGTGAAGCCCGGGCCCGGATGCGTCGACTGCCTGAGCGCTCTTCTGCTGGGTGACCTTGGCGAAGAGGAGCAGATACGGCTCGGTGCTCGTCACACGGTGGGTCCCGTCGACATCCTCAAAGTCGCTCACCACGGTTCGGCCGATTCGAGTGCTGCCATCACTGCTCGGGCAGCCGCGCGTGTCGCTCTGATCGGAGTAGGGGAGGGCAACACGTACGGTCACCCGTCACCTTCCGCACTCACCGCGCTCGCCGATTCAGGAACAGCCGTGTTTCGCAGCGACCTGCACGGGCTCGTACTGGTGGGGCCGTCTGGTGTGTGGACAGAACGCGGCTAGGCTCGCAGTGGTTGATGACATGACGGAGAAGTGGGATTAGCTGTGCTGGATGTTCCGTTCCCGCGCGCATCTGCTGCGTCCCTCGCACACGATGATGTGAACATCGAGGAAAAGGCTCCGAGCGTGTGGGAGCTCGATTCTCAGGCAATGCCGCATCCGACACCCGACGTCGCAGCGGAGGCGCCGGACCCCTGGAGTGGCCGGTTCGTGCCCTCCGAAGATCCCCACCATATGGCTGCGTGCGCTGAGCTCGCCGCGCTCGTCGAGCGCGGCGATACGGCCGAGGTTGCGGCGACGATTCGCGCCGGTTGGTACCGACTGATCCCGGGCGACTACGAGCGGG from Salinibacterium sp. ZJ70 carries:
- a CDS encoding ComEC/Rec2 family competence protein codes for the protein MPAALGAWASAGVVIGFPAEAPLGWVVGVLWAGAFVSAIVCGRWRLWLPVVLALTGAAIVAHSVAMRAPDRLPQALAEAASRGAVVELVAVITGQATDGRVTADVGLAQTTHPGWASSVVFLAEQEQGDSVQSEPQIGESWAVTARVVATEPADDATLLAFAERAGERLAHAPPILDAASHLRAGLRELAAGLPGRGAQLLPGLAVGDTSRVEDGLDADMKASSLSHLTAVSGANCAIVVGAVFALAAAMGAPRGARVVISLLALLGFVVLVTPEPSVLRASVMAAVVLVGLVSGRPMQGVPVLCLAIVGLLVVDPWLARSYGFALSVLATAGLLLLAAPLANVLARWMPRALALVLAVPLAAQLACQPVLILLSPSIATWGVLANVLAAPAAPMCTVIGLIACLVTPLAPALGGALAAIAWVPAAWIAAVAEFTAGLPGAQLPWAEGAAGLLSLAALTALTLTAFLAPPASRWRWAAARISLAAIVAVAATPAVSRIADVLSRPTDWQFALCDVGQGDALIVRSAQRVAVVDTGPDPVLVEECLARLAISHIDLLVLTHYDSDHVGGVEAVLGRVSTVLVGPMRDPEDVAVVDSLRASGAEVRTATDGLDGTLGSHSWTVLWPPSRGAESGNAASVALMVKPGPGCVDCLSALLLGDLGEEEQIRLGARHTVGPVDILKVAHHGSADSSAAITARAAARVALIGVGEGNTYGHPSPSALTALADSGTAVFRSDLHGLVLVGPSGVWTERG
- a CDS encoding ComEA family DNA-binding protein, translating into MALVIVLAGAAIAVLTTALAPRGQTHDLPAASMSAQSAHDVAVAEAGIIVHVAGEVGRPGVYELRAGDRVIDAVASAGGLTPDADPAAVNLARPLTDGEQLVVPAEGDEASASVTPGLAHDGRVDLNTADSATLQTLPRIGPAMADRIIQHRTAHGPFVSADDLLSVSGIGSKTLEALRPLVAP
- a CDS encoding sugar-binding domain-containing protein, with the protein product MFFRADGTTNDIPLNARSTGPSFSVLRRVPRRICVVSGKSRLLALRGALAAGLVTDLVIDEPSASWLVRSMSA
- a CDS encoding alpha/beta fold hydrolase, producing MTDFTVFPTLDPVGSTWTDADRRINYIDTVAGDRGTVLLIAGLGMQRIEWQPEFAAELVRRGYRVISADNRDCGLSNVAGDEYEIRDMALDLVDLLRHLGVENAHVLGISMGGMIAQHVAMAAPEITASLTSLMSTTGRRGVGRPHEVSKWIFRTDAPSENLDEFLDYAIRHHESIAGPHYVELEFARETALRAFERGLRPAGTARQLAAIQADGDRHERLGAITVPTLVVHGDADPMIDVSGGEDTAAAIPGSRLELLPNVGHTIPVAVVPQLVDVLTEHFAAAS